The following are encoded in a window of Salinibacter ruber DSM 13855 genomic DNA:
- a CDS encoding peptidylprolyl isomerase has protein sequence MRTWLALPLVCLWSLTGVAAQPMPERPSDDLLTRPALQAVVKAQVDRNGALLREKIGADDADVRARAALALASVRDTSAIPGLLDLLGDSVPLVRTDAAFALAQMPSGVPAAPLLQALRFERDPSVQRRLIDALGATGDTQSLRDLIRLRPPPARHSDLALTIARYGMRGVTDSTATTWLLNHLRSDDPWTRRNAAYALGRVEALAAGRADTIRAVLNDTAPDDPAAMHLLRALGTTGDAADAPRLADWLRTAPDWRTRVEAARGLSALTPADKSRNALVAALNDGHPLVARTAAETLAGLDWSPDRVAAVGAWLDAHPRRWRVTAPLLLGLARNGRSERVLNTVGRWRAERSPVAYAAGLPALAPLDRPRADTMLHAALRHDDVRVAAAAVQALTARWERTRPTNAEATFKRLSAAVRRGDPALLYHGASALADSAFASMGAADTLAATYRTLATPDDLEGMTAVLGALGTLGGSTAETTLRDALDHPHHAVRNTAAQGLSAATDSTVTAAAKPLPETPSIDWGALQALGPHPRLVLETNRGTVTIALDTEQAPQTTQAITRFAQEGRYDGVPFHRVVPNFVVQGGDFARRDGFGGPGFFLRTEATRIGHRRGTIGMASAGTDTEGSQFFVSHSMQPHLDGSYTAFGRVTDGMEVVDRLRAFDRIESARVEATDE, from the coding sequence AGGACCTGGCTTGCCCTCCCCCTCGTCTGTCTCTGGAGCCTCACGGGCGTGGCCGCGCAGCCGATGCCCGAGCGCCCATCCGACGACCTGCTGACGCGCCCTGCGCTGCAGGCGGTCGTGAAGGCCCAGGTCGACCGAAACGGCGCCCTGCTCCGCGAAAAGATTGGGGCCGACGACGCCGACGTGCGGGCCCGGGCCGCCCTTGCCCTCGCCTCCGTCCGGGACACCAGTGCCATTCCCGGGCTCCTCGACCTGCTGGGCGACAGCGTGCCCCTCGTCCGCACCGACGCCGCATTCGCCCTCGCCCAGATGCCGTCGGGGGTGCCGGCGGCCCCGCTGCTTCAAGCCCTACGCTTCGAGCGCGACCCCTCGGTGCAGCGACGGCTCATCGACGCACTCGGCGCGACGGGCGACACCCAGTCCCTACGCGACCTCATTCGGCTTCGTCCCCCCCCGGCCCGTCATTCCGACCTGGCGCTGACGATCGCCCGCTACGGCATGCGCGGCGTGACCGACTCGACGGCCACGACCTGGCTTCTGAACCACCTGCGGTCCGACGACCCGTGGACGCGCCGCAACGCGGCGTACGCACTGGGGCGGGTGGAGGCCCTCGCTGCCGGCCGCGCCGACACGATCCGCGCCGTGCTCAACGACACGGCCCCCGACGACCCGGCCGCCATGCATCTGCTTCGGGCACTGGGCACGACGGGCGACGCCGCCGATGCGCCTCGCCTGGCGGATTGGCTCCGGACGGCCCCCGACTGGCGCACACGCGTGGAGGCTGCCCGGGGGCTCTCGGCGCTCACTCCCGCCGACAAATCACGAAACGCCCTCGTCGCGGCCCTCAACGACGGCCATCCGCTCGTGGCCCGCACGGCCGCTGAGACGCTGGCCGGGCTCGACTGGTCCCCCGACCGCGTCGCGGCCGTCGGGGCCTGGCTCGACGCCCATCCCCGCCGGTGGCGCGTAACCGCACCGCTGCTGCTCGGCCTCGCCCGAAACGGACGTTCGGAGCGGGTCCTCAATACCGTCGGCCGCTGGCGCGCCGAGCGCTCACCGGTGGCCTACGCCGCGGGCCTCCCCGCCCTTGCCCCCCTCGATCGCCCGCGGGCCGATACCATGCTGCACGCCGCCCTCCGGCACGACGATGTGCGCGTGGCCGCGGCCGCCGTGCAGGCCCTCACGGCACGATGGGAGCGCACCCGCCCGACCAACGCGGAGGCCACATTCAAACGACTCTCCGCCGCCGTGCGCCGGGGCGACCCGGCGCTGCTCTACCACGGCGCGTCCGCCCTCGCCGACTCGGCCTTTGCCTCCATGGGCGCCGCCGACACGCTCGCCGCCACCTACCGCACACTCGCCACGCCCGACGATTTGGAGGGCATGACGGCCGTGCTGGGGGCGCTCGGCACGCTCGGGGGCTCGACGGCCGAGACGACCCTCCGCGACGCGCTCGATCATCCCCATCACGCCGTCCGGAACACCGCCGCACAGGGGCTCTCCGCCGCGACGGACTCAACCGTCACCGCCGCCGCGAAGCCGCTCCCGGAGACGCCCTCGATCGACTGGGGCGCCCTCCAGGCGCTAGGCCCGCACCCGCGCCTCGTGTTGGAAACGAACCGGGGCACGGTCACGATCGCGCTCGACACTGAACAGGCGCCGCAGACGACGCAGGCGATCACGCGGTTTGCGCAGGAGGGCCGCTACGACGGCGTGCCCTTCCACCGCGTGGTGCCCAACTTCGTGGTGCAGGGGGGCGACTTTGCGCGGCGGGACGGCTTCGGCGGGCCTGGATTCTTCCTCCGCACCGAGGCGACGCGCATCGGCCACCGCCGCGGCACCATCGGCATGGCCAGTGCCGGCACAGATACGGAGGGCAGCCAGTTCTTTGTCTCCCACAGCATGCAGCCCCACCTGGACGGGAGCTACACCGCGTTCGGACGCGTGACGGACGGGATGGAGGTCGTGGACCGGCTCCGTGCCTTCGACCGGATTGAGTCGGCCCGGGTGGAGGCGACGGACGAATAA
- a CDS encoding thioredoxin family protein — MRLLFAVRSFVLVAVLVLAMGPGRAHAQMEMPPRSLGAVIEQAEAQEAPILLEVYAPWCPYCQRMQENVYADAEVRSYLDRRFTYARLNRDTTGGTHRFNGRTLSSKELGMALGARGVPTTVFMKPDGTPIAKQPGYIKRPVFLQMLRYFGSGAYEEQSFEAFRARASE; from the coding sequence ATGCGTTTGCTTTTTGCAGTTCGGTCGTTTGTCCTCGTGGCGGTCCTCGTGCTCGCGATGGGACCGGGCCGGGCCCACGCCCAGATGGAAATGCCACCCCGGTCGCTCGGCGCGGTAATCGAGCAGGCGGAAGCGCAAGAGGCGCCGATCCTGCTGGAGGTCTACGCGCCGTGGTGCCCCTACTGCCAGCGGATGCAGGAGAACGTGTACGCGGACGCAGAGGTGCGGTCGTACCTCGACCGCCGCTTTACGTATGCCCGCCTCAACCGCGACACGACGGGGGGCACCCATCGGTTCAACGGCCGCACCCTCTCGTCGAAGGAACTGGGGATGGCCCTCGGGGCGCGAGGGGTGCCCACGACCGTCTTCATGAAACCGGACGGCACCCCCATTGCAAAGCAGCCCGGCTACATCAAGCGGCCCGTCTTCCTCCAGATGCTCCGCTACTTCGGCTCCGGGGCGTACGAGGAGCAGAGCTTCGAGGCGTTCCGGGCACGGGCGTCCGAGTGA
- a CDS encoding D-TA family PLP-dependent enzyme, whose amino-acid sequence MTLSALSTPALLIEQSRLQENLAAMQATADANDVTLRPHVKTHKSVAIAEQQQQRGAEGLTVATVHEAETFVAAGFDDVRVAYPVVGRPKHERLRALRAAATLSFTVDTMAGADQASAVYAGADNPVEVLMEVDVGHGRCGVHWADDAAAVALAQHIASLPGLQLAGILTHAGQAYDGPSDDETAKGALRRAARHERDRMLSVACALAEADGVDVTPDDLEISVGSTPSMAAFENATRDGFRVTEIRPGNYVMHDAMQVALGAAPLGDCALTVLTTVVSTQQKPDGTAHAFVDAGKKVFTTDTGYGTDGHGIALADAAQMRPHPGLRVDHLSEEHGWLTMTGDADLTVGDRLRIVPNHACVTVANQDTLHVVDGPSVVDAWSVDARGG is encoded by the coding sequence ATGACCCTGTCTGCCCTTTCCACCCCTGCCCTCCTGATCGAACAGTCGCGCCTGCAAGAGAACCTTGCGGCCATGCAGGCCACGGCCGACGCGAACGACGTGACCCTCCGCCCCCACGTGAAGACGCACAAGTCCGTCGCGATCGCCGAGCAGCAACAACAGCGCGGCGCCGAGGGCCTCACCGTCGCCACCGTGCACGAGGCCGAGACCTTCGTCGCGGCGGGCTTCGACGACGTGCGCGTGGCCTACCCGGTCGTCGGTCGCCCGAAGCACGAGCGGCTGCGCGCCCTGCGGGCCGCCGCCACGCTCTCGTTCACGGTCGACACCATGGCGGGCGCCGACCAGGCGTCGGCCGTCTACGCCGGGGCCGACAACCCGGTCGAGGTGCTCATGGAGGTGGACGTGGGCCACGGGCGCTGCGGCGTCCACTGGGCGGACGACGCGGCGGCGGTGGCGCTGGCGCAGCACATCGCGTCCCTGCCGGGCCTCCAGCTTGCGGGGATTCTCACGCACGCCGGCCAGGCCTACGACGGCCCGTCCGACGACGAGACAGCGAAAGGAGCCCTGCGCCGCGCCGCGCGGCACGAGCGGGACCGAATGCTGTCCGTGGCGTGCGCCCTCGCCGAGGCGGATGGCGTGGACGTGACGCCCGACGACCTTGAGATCAGCGTCGGCTCCACGCCGTCGATGGCCGCCTTCGAGAACGCGACGCGCGACGGCTTTCGGGTCACCGAGATTCGCCCCGGCAACTACGTGATGCACGACGCGATGCAGGTCGCCCTCGGCGCGGCCCCGCTCGGCGACTGCGCCCTCACGGTGCTCACAACCGTCGTCAGCACGCAGCAAAAACCCGACGGCACCGCCCACGCGTTCGTGGACGCGGGAAAAAAGGTGTTCACCACAGACACCGGCTACGGCACGGACGGACACGGCATTGCCCTAGCCGATGCCGCGCAGATGCGCCCTCACCCGGGCCTTCGCGTCGATCATCTCTCGGAGGAGCACGGATGGCTCACGATGACCGGTGATGCGGACCTGACGGTGGGCGACCGGCTCCGCATCGTCCCGAACCACGCCTGCGTCACCGTGGCCAACCAGGACACCCTCCACGTCGTGGACGGCCCCTCCGTCGTGGACGCGTGGTCGGTCGACGCCCGAGGGGGGTAA
- a CDS encoding ParM/StbA family protein, giving the protein MLKTQSFPSVFETNTTELVDVADGLLEGLKVQVDDEQYVVGDLALREGTAPHKGINNAPSDLDYRLLLRAGLLVAQAGGADTPLTLTTGFPYSSYRVHRRSAGNLIEGEQEIEFDGRPFGEGEHSVVGVDIADVEVLPEIEGHVTATREGEIEEDDPFFAVSLGYGTFESVLSLPSGPVQRTATSGHGLRYATSMMAERLREKHYLDMPTEHQIDMAMRRGTVVAGRQRYDLSELRQKVLRIYYNDVVSPALKKAFDDSDFGQTRKMYLAGGGALYTELVDAFDDEFGEVLSLEVVPDPAAHVSRGFALHAAGVNGKSPDHAVGLDLGNANTSVTLFDRERA; this is encoded by the coding sequence ATGCTGAAAACACAGTCGTTTCCGAGTGTCTTCGAAACCAACACGACCGAGCTGGTCGACGTGGCCGACGGGCTTCTCGAGGGCCTGAAGGTCCAGGTCGACGATGAGCAGTACGTCGTCGGGGACCTTGCCCTCCGCGAGGGGACGGCCCCCCACAAGGGCATCAACAACGCCCCCTCCGACCTCGACTACCGCCTGTTGCTTCGGGCCGGGCTTCTGGTCGCCCAGGCCGGCGGGGCCGACACGCCACTGACGCTGACGACGGGCTTCCCCTACTCCTCGTACCGGGTCCACCGCCGGAGCGCGGGCAACCTGATTGAAGGCGAGCAGGAAATTGAGTTCGACGGGCGCCCCTTCGGCGAGGGGGAGCACTCGGTCGTGGGCGTGGACATTGCGGACGTGGAGGTCCTTCCGGAGATCGAGGGCCACGTGACGGCGACCCGCGAGGGGGAGATCGAAGAAGACGACCCCTTCTTCGCCGTCTCGCTGGGGTACGGAACGTTCGAGTCCGTCTTGAGCCTTCCCTCCGGCCCCGTCCAGCGAACGGCGACGAGCGGACACGGGCTCCGCTACGCCACGTCGATGATGGCCGAGCGGCTCCGGGAGAAGCACTACCTGGACATGCCCACCGAGCACCAGATCGACATGGCGATGCGCCGGGGCACCGTCGTGGCCGGGCGCCAGCGTTACGACCTCTCGGAGCTTCGGCAGAAGGTGCTCCGCATCTACTACAACGACGTCGTGTCCCCGGCCCTCAAAAAGGCCTTCGACGACAGCGACTTCGGGCAGACCCGCAAGATGTACCTCGCCGGGGGCGGCGCCCTCTACACGGAGCTCGTGGACGCCTTCGACGACGAGTTTGGGGAGGTCCTCTCCCTGGAGGTGGTGCCGGATCCGGCCGCCCACGTGAGCCGAGGGTTTGCGCTCCACGCCGCCGGCGTAAACGGCAAGAGCCCGGACCACGCCGTCGGGCTCGACCTGGGCAACGCCAACACCTCCGTCACGCTGTTCGACCGAGAGCGCGCGTAG
- a CDS encoding bactofilin family protein → MFNFFRRSTDDDDAAAPSSALSVLGEDTTAQGTFDLKEDDLRVDGVLDGDVTTEGHVHVSRGGAIHGEIRAGSIRIAGDATGILHAQADLVVLQTASVHGILCAEALTIEDEADFEGGLCDTADQIPVLKDAFFSAEAYTIPALSSSPDEPPADSSGQQPSEAAERSVTLDIEPSSPPESTDTGEETASFRPLQEGDGLPESPSSSPAAPSTDPSGAEPETPDAENTDDTEDTLSTIEW, encoded by the coding sequence ATGTTCAACTTTTTTCGACGCTCGACCGACGACGATGACGCCGCCGCCCCCTCGTCGGCCCTCTCGGTGCTCGGGGAGGACACGACCGCACAGGGGACGTTTGACCTGAAGGAGGACGACCTCCGGGTCGATGGGGTCCTCGACGGGGACGTGACGACCGAGGGGCACGTGCACGTGTCCCGCGGGGGCGCCATCCACGGGGAAATTCGGGCCGGGTCGATCCGAATCGCCGGCGACGCGACAGGGATCCTGCACGCGCAGGCGGACCTCGTCGTGCTGCAAACCGCGTCGGTGCACGGCATTCTGTGTGCCGAGGCCCTGACAATTGAGGACGAGGCCGACTTTGAGGGGGGCCTGTGCGACACCGCGGACCAGATTCCGGTTCTGAAGGACGCCTTCTTCTCCGCCGAGGCATACACAATCCCTGCCCTTTCGTCGTCCCCCGACGAGCCCCCGGCCGACTCGTCGGGGCAACAGCCGTCCGAGGCCGCCGAGCGGTCCGTTACGCTCGACATTGAGCCGTCGTCGCCCCCCGAGTCCACCGATACCGGGGAGGAGACCGCCTCCTTTCGCCCCCTCCAAGAAGGGGACGGCCTTCCGGAATCCCCGTCCTCCTCGCCGGCCGCCCCCTCGACGGACCCGTCCGGCGCCGAGCCCGAGACGCCGGATGCCGAAAACACCGACGACACGGAAGACACCCTCTCCACGATTGAGTGGTGA
- a CDS encoding CCA tRNA nucleotidyltransferase, with translation MTEAPSYTDIDTLADRLRDVPYESILRTIGRVAERKGIEAYAVGGMVRDVLLGRSTTDLDFVTVGPETGIALAEAVGEALGGRTAHVYPKFGTAAIRIPAADALPDDHPDDALVLEFVAARKESYRSDSRKPEVEAGTLEDDQYRRDFTVNAMAIHLTPDRFGALLDPFDGRRDLERQTIDTPLDPADTFEDDPLRMIRAARFATQLEFRVSDRVFDAMGTQAHRVEILSQERITEELHKMLEADTPSIGFKILEASGVLAHVMPEIQRLKGVDVVNGRDHKDNFYHTLEVLDNVAERTSDRPGAETRWLRWAALLHDIAKPKTKRFDPEDGWTFHGHEDVGARMIPDLFRKWRLPTDERLDYVQKLVRLHLRPIALADEKVTDSAVRRLLYEAGDDIDDLMTLVRSDVTSNNPDRRRRYQRAFDRVEEKMRAVEEKDRLRNFEPPVDGYEIMETLGIEEGVAVGIAKTWIREAILDGEIPNEHDAAYDHLMAIKDEALRRGALFEAMQDRLDGPENRALGAIKEVVFEDPDLPDDREAALDYLNAVKEEALADGPSTDEADP, from the coding sequence ATGACGGAGGCCCCTTCCTACACTGACATCGACACCCTGGCCGACCGGCTACGGGACGTTCCCTACGAGTCGATCCTGCGCACGATCGGGCGCGTGGCCGAGCGGAAGGGCATCGAGGCGTACGCCGTGGGCGGCATGGTGCGCGACGTGCTCCTGGGCCGCTCCACTACGGACCTCGACTTCGTCACCGTCGGGCCCGAGACCGGCATCGCACTGGCCGAGGCGGTGGGCGAGGCCCTCGGCGGCCGCACCGCACACGTCTACCCCAAGTTCGGCACCGCCGCGATCCGCATCCCCGCCGCGGACGCGCTCCCCGACGACCACCCGGACGACGCGCTCGTGCTGGAGTTCGTGGCCGCCCGCAAGGAGAGCTACCGCTCCGACTCCCGAAAGCCGGAGGTGGAGGCCGGCACGTTGGAGGACGACCAGTACCGCCGCGACTTTACGGTCAACGCGATGGCGATCCACCTCACGCCGGACCGCTTCGGCGCCCTCCTCGACCCGTTCGACGGCCGGCGCGACCTGGAGCGGCAGACCATCGACACGCCCCTCGACCCGGCGGACACGTTCGAGGACGACCCCCTCCGCATGATCCGGGCCGCCCGCTTTGCCACGCAGCTCGAGTTTCGGGTGTCCGACCGCGTGTTCGACGCAATGGGGACGCAGGCCCACCGCGTCGAGATCCTGAGCCAGGAGCGCATCACCGAAGAGCTCCACAAGATGCTGGAGGCCGACACGCCGTCCATCGGCTTCAAGATTCTGGAGGCCTCCGGCGTGCTGGCGCACGTCATGCCTGAAATTCAGCGGCTGAAGGGGGTGGACGTGGTCAACGGGCGCGACCACAAGGACAATTTCTACCACACGCTCGAGGTGCTCGACAACGTCGCGGAGCGGACGTCGGACCGGCCCGGGGCGGAGACGCGCTGGCTCCGGTGGGCCGCCCTCCTCCACGACATCGCCAAGCCCAAGACCAAGCGATTCGATCCGGAGGACGGCTGGACCTTCCACGGCCACGAGGACGTGGGCGCCCGCATGATCCCGGACCTCTTCCGCAAGTGGCGCCTGCCGACCGACGAGCGGCTGGACTACGTGCAGAAACTGGTCCGCCTCCATCTCCGCCCCATCGCGCTGGCGGACGAGAAGGTGACCGACTCGGCGGTGCGCCGCCTGCTCTACGAGGCCGGGGACGACATCGACGACCTCATGACCCTGGTGCGGTCGGACGTCACCTCGAACAACCCGGACCGGCGCCGCCGCTACCAGCGCGCCTTCGACCGCGTGGAGGAGAAGATGCGGGCCGTGGAGGAGAAGGACCGCCTCCGCAACTTCGAGCCGCCGGTGGACGGGTACGAGATCATGGAGACGCTCGGCATCGAAGAGGGGGTGGCCGTGGGCATCGCCAAGACGTGGATCCGCGAGGCCATTCTCGACGGCGAGATTCCCAACGAGCACGACGCGGCCTACGACCACCTCATGGCGATCAAGGACGAGGCGCTCCGCCGCGGCGCCCTCTTCGAGGCGATGCAGGACCGGCTCGACGGGCCGGAGAACCGGGCGCTGGGCGCGATCAAGGAGGTCGTCTTCGAGGACCCGGACCTGCCGGACGACCGCGAGGCGGCACTGGACTACCTGAACGCCGTGAAGGAGGAGGCGCTGGCGGACGGGCCCTCCACCGACGAAGCGGATCCGTAG
- a CDS encoding FAD-dependent oxidoreductase, translating to MNDSPAVLVIGGGATGTGIARDLALRGVEVLLVEREGLSSGASSRSHGLLHSGARYAEANRVGAEECIAENRVLRSIAGACIRDTGGLFVQLADDDPDYFEEKRAACDAIGIETTLLSAAEARARVPGLSDDVERAMWVPDGVVYPSRLSAANAADAEAHGGFVRPHAPLEDLVVERGQVVKALIGGTVDAAVEPTYVVNATGAWAGTVASMADVDLGMAPSRGVMISVEYEGLGPALNRCRDPDDGDIVVPHDDEVVLGTTSVPVSDPDDYEEADWEVETSVRECATMLPPVADAPTVRTWWGVRPLYAPDEQASNRRGISRGFTTVDHAADGVDNFASIVGGKLTTYRQMAEAVSDHVCGELGVDAACETATRPLPGADDPDRLDEFVAAYDGQGPTDADVSGQG from the coding sequence ATGAACGACTCCCCCGCAGTACTCGTGATTGGCGGCGGCGCCACCGGCACGGGCATCGCCCGGGACCTCGCGCTGCGCGGCGTTGAGGTGCTTCTGGTGGAGCGGGAGGGGCTCTCCAGCGGGGCCTCTAGTCGCTCCCACGGACTGCTACACAGCGGGGCCCGTTACGCCGAGGCCAACCGGGTGGGGGCGGAGGAGTGCATCGCAGAAAACCGCGTCCTCCGGTCCATCGCCGGGGCGTGCATCCGGGACACCGGCGGCCTGTTCGTCCAGCTGGCCGACGACGACCCGGACTACTTCGAGGAGAAACGGGCGGCCTGCGACGCGATTGGGATCGAGACGACCCTGCTTAGCGCGGCGGAAGCGCGCGCCCGCGTGCCGGGCCTGTCGGACGATGTGGAGCGGGCGATGTGGGTGCCCGACGGGGTGGTGTACCCGTCGCGCCTCAGTGCCGCCAATGCCGCCGATGCCGAGGCCCATGGCGGGTTCGTGCGTCCCCACGCACCCCTTGAGGACCTGGTGGTTGAGAGGGGACAGGTCGTGAAGGCACTGATCGGTGGGACGGTCGACGCGGCGGTCGAGCCGACATACGTCGTGAACGCGACGGGGGCCTGGGCGGGCACGGTCGCGTCGATGGCCGATGTCGACCTGGGAATGGCCCCCTCCCGGGGCGTCATGATCTCGGTGGAGTACGAGGGCCTCGGCCCGGCGCTGAACCGGTGTCGCGACCCGGACGACGGGGACATCGTCGTGCCCCACGACGACGAGGTGGTGCTGGGAACCACGAGCGTGCCGGTGTCGGACCCGGACGACTACGAGGAGGCCGACTGGGAGGTCGAGACGTCCGTCCGGGAGTGCGCCACCATGCTGCCCCCTGTGGCCGACGCCCCGACGGTCCGCACGTGGTGGGGCGTGCGGCCGCTGTACGCCCCCGACGAGCAGGCGAGCAATCGGCGCGGCATCTCGCGGGGCTTTACCACCGTGGACCATGCCGCCGACGGGGTGGACAACTTTGCCAGCATCGTCGGCGGCAAGCTGACGACCTACCGACAGATGGCCGAGGCCGTGTCCGATCACGTCTGCGGCGAGCTCGGCGTGGACGCCGCGTGCGAGACGGCGACCCGGCCGCTGCCCGGCGCCGACGACCCCGACCGGCTCGACGAATTCGTCGCCGCCTACGACGGACAGGGACCGACCGACGCGGACGTGTCCGGACAGGGATAA
- a CDS encoding CHRD domain-containing protein gives MDAFRTSTLPILCLLPLALGVLAGCDSSDSGMNADQPLRQVSYDLSAQSNDGALSDGLSATATFRELGPNQTLVTLELNGGATGTTVSHPAHIHNGAAGSGGGIEIYLSPIDGTGGGGTSARVVDRSFDNLADFDGYINIHESAANLGNVVAQGNIGANADGQPSEGFNVVDNPQSTTYSLSANPNDGSVAPDGIPGQVTFNEVTNGMTIVTWKLNVDGATGADVSHPAHIHNGVIGGSGGGIEIYLSPVDGTDSAARSSKLVNRSYDNLTSFDGYVNVHQSAAKLGNVVAQGNIGANASGGDDGGGGGGGGGGGGY, from the coding sequence ATGGATGCCTTCCGTACTTCTACCCTCCCAATCCTCTGCCTTCTTCCACTGGCCCTCGGGGTACTGGCCGGCTGTGACAGCAGCGATTCGGGAATGAATGCAGATCAGCCTCTCCGCCAAGTGAGCTACGACCTGTCGGCCCAGTCCAACGACGGGGCGCTCTCCGACGGCTTGAGCGCCACGGCCACTTTTCGGGAATTGGGCCCCAACCAGACACTCGTCACGCTTGAACTCAACGGTGGAGCCACAGGCACAACCGTGTCCCACCCCGCGCACATCCATAACGGCGCCGCCGGGTCGGGAGGGGGCATCGAGATCTACCTCAGCCCAATCGACGGCACCGGCGGAGGGGGGACAAGTGCTCGGGTCGTAGATCGATCGTTTGATAATCTTGCCGACTTCGACGGATACATCAACATCCACGAGAGCGCCGCGAACCTCGGCAATGTCGTTGCGCAGGGCAACATTGGGGCCAACGCCGACGGCCAGCCCAGCGAAGGCTTCAACGTAGTGGACAATCCCCAATCAACGACGTACTCACTGTCCGCCAACCCGAACGATGGCAGCGTCGCTCCGGACGGCATTCCAGGACAGGTGACGTTTAACGAGGTGACCAACGGAATGACAATCGTCACCTGGAAGCTCAATGTCGACGGTGCAACGGGAGCGGACGTATCCCACCCGGCGCACATCCACAACGGTGTGATCGGCGGATCGGGAGGGGGCATCGAGATTTACCTCAGCCCTGTTGACGGCACCGACTCTGCGGCTCGGAGCAGCAAGCTCGTCAACCGCTCCTACGACAACCTGACGAGCTTCGACGGTTACGTTAACGTTCACCAGAGCGCCGCGAAGCTTGGCAATGTCGTCGCGCAGGGCAACATCGGTGCCAATGCCAGTGGTGGCGACGATGGCGGCGGGGGCGGCGGTGGAGGTGGGGGCGGCGGATACTAG
- a CDS encoding CBS domain-containing protein, translated as MDDEPAIPNSSVEDVLEAKGALHDPTTVLTAAPQDSVYDCIDRMAEIGVGSIVVTADGAIAGIFTERDHMRKMALEGRAPRDTAVQTVMTEDVATVTPAQSLEDALDRMRDLQCRHLPVVDADGQLSGIISMRDCMRQLSEAAKSKALQLIEYMEEEYVVRQYG; from the coding sequence ATGGACGACGAACCCGCAATTCCCAACTCCAGCGTCGAGGACGTGCTTGAGGCGAAGGGCGCCCTCCACGACCCGACCACCGTGCTCACCGCCGCGCCCCAGGACAGCGTCTACGACTGCATCGACCGGATGGCCGAGATCGGGGTCGGCTCCATCGTGGTGACGGCCGACGGCGCCATCGCGGGCATCTTTACGGAGCGCGACCACATGCGCAAGATGGCGCTGGAGGGACGCGCCCCCAGGGACACCGCGGTGCAAACCGTCATGACGGAGGACGTAGCGACCGTCACGCCGGCCCAGTCGCTCGAAGACGCCCTCGACCGAATGCGCGACCTGCAGTGCCGTCACCTGCCGGTGGTCGACGCCGACGGGCAGCTTAGCGGCATCATTTCGATGCGCGACTGCATGCGGCAGCTCTCGGAGGCGGCGAAGTCCAAGGCCCTTCAGCTGATCGAGTACATGGAGGAGGAGTACGTCGTGCGCCAGTACGGATAG
- a CDS encoding SDR family NAD(P)-dependent oxidoreductase, with the protein MSTRPESLATVTDIDCTGQTALVTGSTSGIGRVAAYALGRLGAEVIVHGRDREAGEAVVEGIREEGGEAAFVAADFTEAAAIRTLAETVRTETDGLDLLLNNAGGLFREGRLVEGIERTFYVNHLAPYLLTAELLDHLREDARVVTMASDAHRGAELDLDRVRTVDGYSGMGAYAHSKLANVLFASELARRLDAAGRPAVSNSLHPGFVPGSQFGRFLPGPLSGLFQMLGVVPGTSSVADGAAELLHVAVSPDTADVSGRYFSGQSPTTPAAAARDRAAAERLWHRSAELLGMDVPLSDAVSGSAATDAS; encoded by the coding sequence ATGAGCACACGCCCCGAGTCTCTCGCGACCGTCACGGACATCGACTGCACCGGACAGACGGCCCTCGTCACCGGCTCCACGAGCGGCATCGGCCGCGTGGCGGCGTATGCGCTGGGACGGCTCGGGGCGGAGGTGATCGTGCACGGCCGCGACCGCGAGGCGGGAGAGGCGGTCGTCGAGGGCATCCGCGAGGAGGGAGGCGAGGCGGCCTTCGTGGCGGCGGACTTCACGGAGGCCGCCGCGATCCGTACGCTGGCGGAGACGGTCCGTACGGAAACGGACGGGCTCGACCTCCTGCTCAACAACGCCGGGGGGCTGTTTCGGGAGGGGCGGCTCGTGGAGGGCATCGAGCGCACGTTCTACGTAAACCACCTCGCCCCGTACCTGCTGACCGCCGAGCTCCTCGACCACCTGCGCGAGGACGCCCGCGTCGTCACGATGGCCTCCGACGCCCACCGCGGGGCCGAGCTCGATCTGGACCGCGTGCGCACCGTCGACGGGTACTCCGGAATGGGGGCCTACGCCCACTCGAAGCTCGCAAACGTGCTGTTCGCGTCGGAGCTGGCCCGTCGCCTGGACGCCGCGGGCCGCCCCGCCGTGTCCAACAGCCTCCATCCCGGATTCGTCCCCGGAAGCCAGTTCGGACGGTTCCTGCCCGGCCCGCTCTCGGGCCTGTTTCAGATGCTGGGCGTGGTGCCGGGCACCTCGTCGGTGGCCGACGGGGCCGCCGAGCTCCTGCACGTGGCCGTGTCGCCCGATACGGCCGATGTCTCGGGGCGGTACTTCTCGGGGCAGTCGCCCACCACGCCGGCGGCTGCGGCCCGGGACCGGGCGGCCGCCGAGCGCCTGTGGCACCGGAGCGCGGAGCTGCTGGGCATGGACGTGCCCCTGTCTGACGCCGTGTCCGGGTCGGCCGCGACCGACGCGTCGTAG